In Natronomonas halophila, one DNA window encodes the following:
- a CDS encoding 30S ribosomal protein S3ae, whose translation MSERSVSKRKQEKRWYTIMAPEMFDRAELGETPAEEPEQVYDRTIETTLGDLQGDQSENNTKLTFQVTDVGSDAAYTEFIQHELTRDYLRSLTRRGTSKVDAFVTVLTTDDYRLQVQPVAYTTKSADRSQEQAIRRIMVDLVEEAAEERTFEGLLESIVEGRLSSAIYNDAKTVYPLRRVEVQKTRLEARPEEVAAEEEASVDVDAEEE comes from the coding sequence ATGAGCGAACGTTCAGTATCCAAGCGGAAACAGGAGAAGCGATGGTACACCATTATGGCCCCCGAGATGTTCGACCGGGCCGAACTCGGTGAAACACCCGCAGAGGAGCCCGAGCAGGTCTACGACCGGACTATCGAGACCACGCTCGGCGACCTTCAGGGCGACCAAAGCGAGAACAACACGAAGCTGACCTTCCAGGTCACGGACGTCGGCAGCGACGCCGCCTACACGGAGTTCATCCAGCACGAACTCACCCGTGACTACCTCCGCAGCCTCACCCGCCGCGGCACCTCGAAGGTCGACGCCTTCGTGACGGTCCTGACGACCGACGACTACCGACTGCAGGTCCAGCCCGTCGCCTACACGACGAAGTCTGCGGACCGCAGCCAGGAGCAGGCCATCCGACGGATCATGGTCGATCTCGTCGAAGAGGCCGCCGAGGAGCGCACCTTCGAGGGCCTCCTCGAGAGCATCGTCGAAGGTCGTCTCTCGTCGGCTATCTACAACGACGCGAAGACGGTCTACCCGCTCCGCCGCGTCGAAGTCCAGAAGACGCGCCTCGAGGCACGACCCGAAGAGGTCGCCGCCGAAGAAGAGGCCAGCGTCGACGTCGACGCCGAAGAAGAGTAA
- a CDS encoding cupredoxin domain-containing protein, translating into MDRRAYLRTTGAALAVGSAGCLDAFGGGLDDEDYDIGMSANAFLPEEYEIATGETVVWGNNGSRGHTVTAYESSLPEGAAFFASGDRESTDAAREAWHDTGEGDLAPGQTFSHTFEVAGEYEYFCVPHEQGGMVGTIVVTE; encoded by the coding sequence ATGGACCGACGGGCGTATCTCCGGACCACGGGCGCGGCCCTCGCCGTCGGCAGCGCCGGCTGTCTCGATGCCTTCGGCGGCGGCCTCGACGACGAGGACTACGACATCGGTATGTCCGCCAACGCCTTTCTCCCCGAGGAGTACGAGATAGCCACGGGCGAGACGGTCGTCTGGGGCAATAACGGCTCCCGCGGCCACACCGTCACCGCCTACGAATCCTCGCTTCCCGAGGGCGCCGCCTTCTTCGCCAGCGGCGACCGCGAATCGACCGACGCTGCCCGCGAGGCCTGGCACGACACCGGCGAGGGTGACCTCGCGCCGGGCCAGACGTTCTCCCATACCTTCGAGGTAGCCGGCGAGTACGAGTATTTCTGTGTCCCTCACGAGCAAGGCGGAATGGTCGGCACCATCGTCGTTACCGAATAG
- a CDS encoding KEOPS complex subunit Pcc1: MTASHEVTIRTEHDETDVVAAALIPDNTAEMDTRVEGSSIVTTIERDSTGGLRTTADDYVTNLTVAQTITDTTTQS, from the coding sequence ATGACCGCGAGCCATGAGGTGACGATTCGGACGGAACACGACGAAACCGATGTCGTGGCAGCGGCGCTGATTCCGGACAACACCGCGGAGATGGACACGCGCGTCGAGGGGTCGTCTATCGTGACGACCATCGAACGCGATTCGACCGGCGGCCTCCGGACGACGGCGGACGATTACGTGACGAACCTCACCGTAGCACAGACGATAACCGATACGACAACCCAATCATGA
- a CDS encoding protein sorting system archaetidylserine synthase (This PssA-like phosphatidyltransferase, along with a PssD-like decarboxylase, is required in Haloarchaea for the archaeosortase ArtA to replace the PGF-CTERM sorting signal with a C-terminal lipid anchor.) — protein MQPRFLGQLGLADAITVANAALGFVAAAVALVDPALSARLILLAAIADGLDGVIARARGGTAVGDYLDSLADVASFGVAPAVFVYAVATDGGLPVLGTPLGAASVAIPALFVSMAVVRLGFYMLQDREDPTTEGVQTTLAATILAVAYLAGLTNPAALLGITAVFCYLMVAAITYPELYARDALILGGLQALTVFFPTAVNRVFPRSLLLFAVAYLVLAPFIYWREA, from the coding sequence ATGCAGCCGCGCTTTCTGGGACAGTTAGGGCTGGCCGACGCTATCACGGTCGCCAACGCGGCGCTGGGATTCGTCGCGGCCGCGGTCGCCCTCGTCGACCCGGCACTCAGCGCGCGGCTCATCCTACTTGCAGCCATCGCCGACGGCCTCGATGGGGTCATCGCCCGCGCCCGCGGTGGCACCGCCGTCGGCGACTATCTCGATTCGCTGGCCGACGTGGCCTCCTTCGGCGTCGCCCCCGCCGTCTTCGTCTACGCGGTCGCGACCGACGGCGGCCTCCCCGTACTCGGGACGCCGCTCGGCGCTGCGTCGGTCGCCATCCCCGCCCTCTTCGTCTCGATGGCGGTCGTCCGACTCGGTTTTTATATGCTTCAGGACCGCGAGGACCCGACGACGGAGGGCGTCCAGACGACGCTTGCGGCGACGATCCTCGCCGTCGCCTACCTCGCCGGCCTCACTAACCCGGCGGCCCTGCTCGGCATCACTGCCGTCTTCTGTTATCTGATGGTCGCGGCCATCACGTACCCCGAACTGTACGCCCGCGACGCGCTCATCCTCGGCGGTCTGCAGGCCCTGACAGTGTTCTTCCCCACCGCCGTCAACCGCGTGTTCCCCCGGTCGCTACTGCTGTTCGCCGTCGCGTATCTCGTCCTCGCGCCGTTTATATACTGGCGCGAGGCGTGA